The following coding sequences lie in one Labrus bergylta chromosome 5, fLabBer1.1, whole genome shotgun sequence genomic window:
- the ptpra gene encoding LOW QUALITY PROTEIN: receptor-type tyrosine-protein phosphatase alpha (The sequence of the model RefSeq protein was modified relative to this genomic sequence to represent the inferred CDS: deleted 1 base in 1 codon), which translates to MPTSLLQGRMGVYPLLLLIGLALGASGQDDVPITSPPNITVIPTDPPVAPSLNFTLAPTQATTGPPTTLSPSVIPVTTMVAAAAAAAAAAAAAATTTTTTSPVVEEDVEPAGPNATGRLLPASPPPPQAPTDAFQEPPSSQTPSPFNPAEGDNRTTALPPGTPTPDTYSDEDILTEETETTTEPRMEFPSDTSPHDNNPSDDMPIIAVMVALSSLLVIIFIIIILYMLRFKKYKQAGSHSNSFRLTNGRSDDTELQSVPLLARSPSTNRKYPPLPVDKLEEEMNRRMADDNKLFREEFNSLPVCPIQASCDAASKEENKEKNRYVNILPYDHSRVHLSSLEGVPDSDFINASFINGYQEKNKFIAAQGPKEETVNDYWRMIWEQNTATIVMVTNLKERKECKCAQYWPDQGCWTYGNIRVSVEDTMVLVDYTIRKFCIQQVGDVSGKKPQRLVTQFHFTSWPDFGVPFTPIGMLKFLKKVKNYNPQYAGPIVVHCSAGVGRTGTFIVIDAMLDMMMSERKVDVFGFVTRIRAQRCQMVQTDMQYVFIFQALLEHYLYGDTELEVTSLESHLAKLYAPSPGAGCSGLEAEFKKLTSIKIQNDKMRTGNLPANMKKNRVLQIIPYEFNRVIIPVKRGEENTDYVNASFIDGYRQKDSYMASQGPLQHTIEDFWRMIWEWRSCSIVMLTELEERGQEKCAQYWPSDGVVVHGDIAIEIKREEESESYTVRDLLVTNNRENKARAVRLFHFHGWPEVGIPTDGKGMINIIAAVQKQQQQSGNHPITVHCSAGAGRTGTFCALSTVLERVKAEGILDVFQTVKSLRLQRPHMVQTLEQYEFCYKVVQEYIDAFSDYANFK; encoded by the exons ATGCCAACTTCGCTTCTTCAG GGCAGAATGGGTGTGTATCCCCTGCTCCTGCTGATCGGTCTAGCCCTCGGGGCGTCAGGCCAGGATGATGTCCCCATCACAA GTCCTCCTAACATTACTGTGATTCCTACAGACCCCCCTGTGGCACCATCCCTCAACTTCACTCTCGCACCCACACAAGCCACCACCGGCCCACCCACAACTCTCAGCCCATCAGTCATCCCAGTGACCACAAtggtagcagcagcagcagcagcagcagcagcagcagcagcagcagcaaccaccaccaccactacaaGCCCCGTTGTTGAGGAGGATGTTGAACCTGCAGGTCCCAATGCCACTGGACGGCTGTTAccagct tccccccccccacctcaggCACCGACCGATGCCTTTCAGGAACCACCGAGCTCCCAGACCCCCTCTCCTTTCAACCCAGCAGAAGGAGACAACAGGACCACGGCTCTCCCTCCAGGCACCCCAACTCCAGATACTTATAGTGATGAGGATATATTAACTGAGGAGACAGAGACCACCACAGAACCTCGGATGGAGTTCCCCTCCGACACCAGCCCACAtg ACAACAACCCGTCTGATGACATGCCGATCATAGCTGTCATGGTGGCCCTGTCCTCCTTGCTGGtcattatcttcatcatcattatcctCTACATGCTCAG gtttaAAAAGTACAAGCAGGCAGGGAGCCATTCAAACTCCTTCCGGCTGACCAACGGGAGATCCGATGATACAG AACTCCAGAGCGTCCCGCTATTGGCCCGTTCGCccagcacaaacaggaagtacccGCCTCTTCCTGTCGACAAGCTGGAGGAAGAAATGAACCGCCGCATGGCCGATGACAACAAGCTCTTCAGGGAGGAGTTTAAT TCGCTGCCAGTCTGCCCCATCCAGGCATCATGTGACGCTGCCTCCAAGGAggagaataaagaaaagaacagaTATGTCAACATCCTGCCAT ATGATCACTCCAGGGTGCATCTTTCATCTCTGGAAGGAGTTCCCGACTCTGACTTCATCAACGCCTCCTTTATTAAT GGTTACCAAGAGAAGAACAAATTCATCGCAGCTCAAG GGCCGAAGGAGGAAACGGTAAACGACTACTGGCGGATGATATGGGAGCAAAACACAGCAACCATTGTCATGGTGACCAATctgaaggagaggaaagag TGTAAGTGTGCCCAGTACTGGCCGGACCAGGGCTGTTGGACATACGGGAACATCCGCGTGTCTGTAGAGGACACAATGGTTCTAGTGGACTACACCATCCGCAAGTTTTGCATTCAACAG GTTGGAGACGTGTCTGGGAAGAAGCCTCAGAGACTCGTCACTCAGTTCCACTTCACCAGCTGGCCAGACTTCGGGGTGCCCTTCACACCGATCGGGATGCTCAAGTTCCTCAAGAAGGTCAAGAATTACAACCCTCAGTATGCCGGGCCAATCGTGGTCCACTGTAG tgcAGGCGTGGGGAGGACAGGAACGTTCATCGTGATCGACGCCATGTTGGACATGATGATGTCTGAGAGGAAGGTGGACGTGTTTGGCTTCGTCACCAGGATCAGAGCCCAGCGCTGTCAAATGGTTCAGACTGAT ATGCAGTACGTGTTCATTTTCCAGGCGTTGTTAGAGCACTACCTGTACGGAGACACAGAGCTGGAGGTGACCTCTCTGGAATCCCACCTGGCAAAACTCTACGCCCCCTCCCCTGGAGCTGGCTGCAGCGGTCTGGAGGCTGAATTCAAG AAGCTGACATCGATCAAGATTCAGAATGACAAGATGAGAACAGGCAACCTGCCCGCCAACATGAAGAAGAACAGAGTCCTACAGATCATTCCAT ATGAGTTTAACAGAGTGATCATTCCAGTCAAACGAGGAGAGGAGAACACCGACTACGTCAATGCCTCATTCATTGAT GGTTACCGTCAAAAAGACTCGTACATGGCAAGTCAGGGCCCCCTGCAGCACACCATTGAGGACTTCTGGAGGATGATCTGGGAGTGGAGGAGCTGCTCCATCGTCATGCTCAccgagctggaggagagaggccag GAAAAGTGTGCTCAGTATTGGCCCAGTGATGGAGTGGTGGTCCACGGGGACATCGCCATCGAGAtaaaaagggaggaggagagtgagagcTACACGGTGCGGGACCTGCTGGTCACCAACAACAGG GAGAACAAGGCTCGAGCGGTGCGCCTGTTCCATTTCCACGGCTGGCCAGAGGTGGGTATCCCCACTGATGGTAAAGGAATGATCAACATAATTGCTGCTGtgcagaaacagcagcagcagtctggcAACCACCCCATCACAGTGCACTGcag tgctgGTGCTGGCCGGACAGGGACTTTCTGTGCGTTGAGTACAGTCCTGGAGAGGGTGAAAGCAGAGGGCATCCTGGATGTCTTCCAGACAGTCAAGAGCCTCAGACTGCAGAGACCACACATGGTGCAGACACTG GAGCAGTACGAGTTCTGCTACAAAGTGGTCCAGGAGTATATCGATGCCTTTTCTGACTACGCCAACTTCAAGTAG